In the Abyssisolibacter fermentans genome, GGGTAAACCAACATGTGTAAATAACGTTGAAACTTTTGCAAACATTCCTCAGATTATACTTAAAGGTGCTAAGTGGTTTTCTTCCATAGGAACAGAAACAAGTAAGGGTACTAAAGTGTTTGCATTAGCGGGTAAAGTTAAGAATATTGGACTCGTTGAAGTTCCTATGGGTACTACTCTAAGAGAAATAATTTTTGATATTGGAGGAGGTATTCAAGATAATAAAAAATTCAAGGCAATCCAAACTGGCGGTCCTTCTGGAGGTGTAATTACCAGTGAATATCTAGATACGCCTATAGATTATGAACATCTAGCAGCTATTGGTTCAATAATGGGTTCTGGTGGAATGATAATAATGGATGAATCTAACTGTATGGTCAATATTGCAAAGTTCTATTTAGAATTCACTCAAGATGAATCATGCGGTAGGTGTACTCCATGTCGCATAGGTACCAAACGAATGTATGAAATTTTAACGAAAATCACTGATGGAACTGCTGATATGGATGATTTATATTCTCTAAAGGAACTGTGTCATATGATTCGAGACAGTTCACTTTGCGGATTAGGGCAAACAGCTCCAAATCCTGTACTCAGTACTTTGAAACATTTTGAAGATGAGTATATAAGCCATATAAAGGATAAGCACTGTCCAACTGGTGAATGCAAAGCGTTAGTAAAATATAAAATTTCTAAGGAAAACTGTGTAGGCTGTACTGCTTGTGCTCGTGTATGTCCTGTAAGCTGTATCTCAGGAGAACCAAGAAAGGTACATGTAATTGACGAAAGCAAATGTATAAAATGTGGAGCATGTTTTGATGCTTGCAAATTCAATGCTGTCATAAAACCATAAAGAAGGTGATCTCGTGGAAAATTTAATCACTATTACTATTAATGATCAAACAATAAAAGTACCTAATGATATTACTATATTAGAAGCTGCTCAACAAATAGGTATAAAAATCCCTACTCTTTGTCATTTAGATCTTCATGATTTAAAAATGGTAAACAAAACTGCATCATGTAGAGTTTGTATGGTTGAAGCTCATGGTAGGAATACTTTAGTACCTGCCTGTGTTACAAAGGTTTGGAATAATATGATTGTTAAAACTGATTCTATAAGAGCCATCACTGCAAGAAGAATGGCTGTGGAACTACTTCTTTCTAATCATCCAAATGACTGTTTTACATGTGCTAAAAATTTAGAATGTGAACTTCAAGCACTAGCAAAGGAATTAGGTATTAGGGATATAAAATGGAAAGGTAAAAAAAGTGAATATAAAATAGATGAATCCAGTGATGCTATTGTGAAAGATCCAAATAAGTGTATCATGTGCAGAAGATGTGAAACAATGTGTAATGAAGTTCAAACTTGTGGTATATTATCAAGCTTAAACAGAGGCTTTGATGCTTTTGTTGGTCCTGCATTTAATATGCCTATGAAGGATTCTTCGTGTACATACTGCGGACAGTGTGTTGCAGTTTGTCCAACAGCTGCACTTACTGAAATAAATCATACTCGCAAAGTATGGCGTGCTATAAACCATCCCGACAAATATGTAATAGTTCAAACAGCTCCTGCCATAAGAGTAGCTCTTGGAGAATTATTCGGGATGGAAGCTGGTACTATAGTAACTGGCAAATTAGTTACTGCTCTAAAAAGAATAGGTTTTGATTCTGTTTTTGATACTGATTTTGGAGCAGATTTGACTATAATAGAGGAAGCTTCTGAATTAATTCACAGAATAGAACACAATGGAACTCTGCCAATGTTGACAAGCTGCTGTCCTGCATGGGTTAAGTTTATAGAGCATCAATTTCCTGAGCTTTTAGATATACCTTCTACTTGTAAATCACCTCATATAATGTTTGGTACTATTGCTAAGACATATCTTGCAGAAAAAATGAAAATAGATCCAAAAAAGATAGTAGTTGTATCAGTAATGCCATGTATAGCAAAGAAAGCTGAAGCAAAGCGTCCAGAATTAACTAAAGATTATAATGACAATGTTGATATAGTAATAACTACCAGAGAACTAGGTGCTATGATTAGAGAAGCAGGAATAGATTTTGCTAACTTGCCTGATAGTGATTTTGACAGACCTTTAGGGGAAACTACAGGTGCATCCATTATATTTGGTACTACAGGAGGAGTTATAGAAGCCGCACTCAGAACAGCGTATGAGTGGATGACGGGCGAAGAGCTAAATAATGTTGAATTTAAACAACTTAGAGGTATAGAAGGTATCAGAGAAGCTACTGTCGATATAAAAGACAAACAGCTCAGAATAGGAATAGCTCACGGCTTAGGTAATGCCAGAAAAATTCTCGAAGATATAAGAGACGGAAAATCAAAATTTGATGCTATTGAAATAATGGCATGTCCCGGAGGATGTATAGGTGGAGGTGGTCAGCCTTATCACCATGGTAATGTTGAAATAATAAAGAAACGTCAAGAAGCTATTTACAAAGAAGACAGAAATAAAAAGCTTAGAAAATCACATGAAAATAGTGAGGTTATGAAGCTTTATGAAGAATATTTAGGTGAGCCATATGGTAAGAAAGCTCATGAGTTGTTGCATACACACTACGAATCTAAAAATCGAATCTAAAGGAAATGGTCAAAATGGCTAAATACTGCGTTAAGCAGAGAACCCAAATCTATGATTTGGTGTGAATCGCTTACTCCTACGAATGCACTGAGTAGGAGTTTCCTTTATTTTAAACAACTAATCACGTACATTAGTACGCTCATATCTGTTTGAATTTCTACGCCTTGCATTTCATCCATTTTGACCATTTCCTTTCTGCATTTCGAATTGTTTTATTTTGCCAACATAAATCTCGTGACTAATCACGTACACTAGTACGCTCATATCCGCGAGATTTTCTATTCCTTGTATTTCTTCCATTTTCAGCATTTCCTTTTCGGAATGTTAATTATGTTATATTAAAATTGTTAGTTCACATGACTGATGACGTACTATAGTACGCTTCTTATCAGTGCTAGTTTCTACTCCTTGCATTTCATAACTATTCAAATCCGTTTTATGTGTTTTTATTCATATCATTTATCATTACTTTTCCACTAGTGAAATCTATAAATATATCATTGTCTTCACTGTCTCTTATCCACCAATAAACGCCTTTTTTTAACCTCGAAATGTTTTTAAATCCTGGAGTATATATCAACTGAATTTCATATTTGCCATTAAAGTTTTCTTTTTCAGCTATTTTTATTGCTTGTTCTTTTGCTATACCTTTTTCTAATTCTACAGAATAAACAATTTTAGGAAACGATAGTACTTGATTTTGTATCCAAACAACTTTTTCTTTTCCTTTTATGTTTAAACCATACACTGTTGTATATATGGGTCCGGCAGTAGAAAGTTCAATTGACCTTACATAAAATATACCATCAGAAAAAAATGCTAAAACTGATGTAAATAGCTTTGGTGAAAACCCAAAAATAGTCATACCTAAGAATTGAACAAAAAGAATAATTACTAAAACAATAATTGTAAGTTTAATTACTTTTTTCATTATAATACACTCCTAGCAAATCATAAATAATTACATATATAATTATATTGTATATAATTACTATTGTAAATTTATTGTCTAAATGTTTTTTATTGCATTAATTATAGTCATATTATTTTATGAAATTATAAATATTAACATTTGTTTTAAAAATTAACTAACAGGTTGTCATTATAATCTATAAATTATATACTTATAATAGAATAAATTGCTTTAATTGGTTTATATTTTGTAGTTAGGAGGTACTTATATGAAACAAAAGTTTAGCTTAATACTTGTCATAATTATTGTATTTACAATTCTATTTGGCTGTAGTAATCAAACAAGTATTGATACAGTAAAAAAATTAGAAGAAAACAATAAAACTATTAGTGATTTGCAAAAACAACTCGATAAGACAAATGATGATATAGAAAATTTGAGTGAGGAAATAACTGCATTA is a window encoding:
- a CDS encoding NADH-dependent [FeFe] hydrogenase, group A6 — translated: MENLITITINDQTIKVPNDITILEAAQQIGIKIPTLCHLDLHDLKMVNKTASCRVCMVEAHGRNTLVPACVTKVWNNMIVKTDSIRAITARRMAVELLLSNHPNDCFTCAKNLECELQALAKELGIRDIKWKGKKSEYKIDESSDAIVKDPNKCIMCRRCETMCNEVQTCGILSSLNRGFDAFVGPAFNMPMKDSSCTYCGQCVAVCPTAALTEINHTRKVWRAINHPDKYVIVQTAPAIRVALGELFGMEAGTIVTGKLVTALKRIGFDSVFDTDFGADLTIIEEASELIHRIEHNGTLPMLTSCCPAWVKFIEHQFPELLDIPSTCKSPHIMFGTIAKTYLAEKMKIDPKKIVVVSVMPCIAKKAEAKRPELTKDYNDNVDIVITTRELGAMIREAGIDFANLPDSDFDRPLGETTGASIIFGTTGGVIEAALRTAYEWMTGEELNNVEFKQLRGIEGIREATVDIKDKQLRIGIAHGLGNARKILEDIRDGKSKFDAIEIMACPGGCIGGGGQPYHHGNVEIIKKRQEAIYKEDRNKKLRKSHENSEVMKLYEEYLGEPYGKKAHELLHTHYESKNRI